The following proteins are co-located in the Chryseobacterium daecheongense genome:
- a CDS encoding photosystem II stability/assembly factor-like protein, with the protein MKRILFTLILSSFLLQAQQYNWTAFSYPPGNGGGRYDDVFFLNENLGWAARGGNGAVFKTTNGGTSWTQQIVSTTPNEYYRNIEFLNENVGFLGTLNNNFYKTTDGGATWQRVNNISPYPQGICGLDCVGTSTVYGCGAWFYPAYIIKSTDSGTTWQYMDMSAYATALVEITFINENVGFASGSDDDGAVILKTTDGGASWTKIYNSNIPFEYVWKMQLLDNNKIFCSIEAESPNTGRLLKSLNGGLTWETKDFPDTFVQAVGFTSPDHGWMGGHNTGFYETFNGGETWTDTGVGGTLNRIFFVNSNVAYAAGTGIYKMTVGNLATQETTRENQERKLQIDVAPNPVKDKLNLSIHFLHSDHIIIGLYDTSGKFITEILKDDISGKGLKKYSLDFHYPKGNYLLSAHSNLGRQAIKIIKE; encoded by the coding sequence ATGAAAAGAATTTTATTTACTCTTATTCTATCATCATTCCTTCTGCAGGCTCAGCAATATAACTGGACCGCATTCTCTTATCCTCCCGGAAATGGGGGAGGGCGGTATGATGATGTGTTCTTTCTCAATGAAAATTTAGGATGGGCGGCCCGGGGCGGCAACGGAGCTGTTTTTAAGACAACAAATGGTGGTACCAGCTGGACACAGCAAATTGTGAGCACGACACCCAATGAATACTATAGGAATATTGAATTTTTAAATGAAAATGTAGGTTTTCTAGGGACATTGAATAACAATTTTTATAAGACAACGGACGGCGGAGCTACATGGCAAAGAGTTAATAATATTTCGCCATACCCGCAAGGGATCTGTGGTCTGGATTGTGTGGGCACATCTACTGTGTACGGTTGCGGAGCATGGTTTTATCCTGCTTATATTATCAAATCAACAGATAGCGGTACTACATGGCAGTATATGGATATGTCCGCGTATGCTACCGCCCTGGTAGAAATTACTTTTATCAATGAGAACGTTGGTTTCGCATCCGGAAGTGATGATGACGGTGCGGTTATTCTTAAGACGACTGATGGAGGAGCAAGCTGGACAAAAATATATAACAGTAATATTCCTTTTGAGTACGTCTGGAAAATGCAGCTTCTGGATAATAATAAAATATTCTGCTCTATTGAAGCAGAATCTCCTAACACAGGAAGGTTATTGAAATCTTTAAATGGCGGACTTACCTGGGAAACAAAGGATTTTCCGGATACTTTTGTTCAGGCTGTGGGCTTTACTTCACCAGACCATGGGTGGATGGGTGGTCATAATACAGGATTTTATGAAACCTTTAATGGTGGTGAAACCTGGACGGACACAGGAGTAGGCGGTACTTTGAACAGGATATTTTTTGTTAACAGTAATGTGGCATATGCTGCTGGTACCGGTATTTATAAAATGACTGTCGGTAATCTTGCAACGCAGGAAACTACCAGAGAGAATCAGGAAAGGAAACTTCAGATCGATGTAGCTCCCAACCCTGTTAAAGACAAGCTGAATCTCAGTATTCATTTTTTACATTCCGATCATATCATTATCGGGCTGTATGACACATCAGGAAAGTTCATTACAGAAATTCTGAAAGATGATATCAGTGGGAAAGGGCTGAAAAAATATTCTTTGGATTTTCATTATCCTAAAGGGAATTATCTGCTTAGTGCACATTCCAACCTCGGTAGACAAGCTATAAAAATTATCAAAGAATAG
- the acs gene encoding acetate--CoA ligase, with protein MRNYLIEDLPHYFEEYKKSIKNPKKFWDKIADQNFVWYQRWSKVVKYDMNEAKITWFKNAKLNITKNCIDRHLNERGDKTAIIWEPNDPKEKAEHISYSELYVRVNKTANVLRDMGIEKGDRVCIYLPMIPELAITMLACAKLGAVHSVIFAGFSANAVASRINDCEAKLVITSDGSYRGNKVLDLKSIVDEALEKTTTVENVLVVKRTNNEIKMKEGRDHWMSELYEKASPDFVTVIMDAEDPLFILYTSGSTGKPKGMLHTCAGYMVYTAYTFKNIFNYQENDIYWCTADIGWITGHSYILYGPLLNGATTVIFEGVPTYPEPDRFWEVIEKHKITQFYTAPTAIRSLAKESAEWVDKHDLSSLKVIGSVGEPINDEAWHWFNDHVGKKKCPIVDTWWQTETGGIMISPLPFITPTKPTYATLPLPGVQPVLMDDKRNEITGNQVTGNLCIRFPWPGIARTIWGDHQRYKETYFTAFPGKYFTGDGALRDEVGYYRITGRVDDVIIVSGHNLGTAPIEDSINQHPAVAESAIVGYPHDIKGNALYGYVVLKETGESRQRENLKKEINQLIADQIGPIAKLDKIQFVSGLPKTRSGKIMRRILRKIAEGDFSNFGDISTLLNPEIVDEIKNERID; from the coding sequence ATGAGAAATTACTTAATAGAAGATTTACCACATTATTTTGAGGAGTATAAAAAATCTATTAAAAATCCTAAAAAATTCTGGGATAAAATAGCCGATCAAAATTTTGTGTGGTATCAGAGATGGAGTAAGGTAGTTAAGTATGATATGAACGAGGCAAAAATCACCTGGTTTAAGAACGCAAAATTAAATATTACCAAAAACTGCATCGACAGGCACCTGAATGAAAGAGGAGATAAGACGGCTATTATCTGGGAACCCAACGATCCTAAAGAAAAAGCTGAGCATATTTCTTATAGTGAATTGTACGTAAGAGTTAACAAAACGGCTAACGTCCTAAGGGATATGGGCATTGAAAAAGGTGATCGTGTATGCATTTACCTTCCTATGATCCCTGAACTGGCAATCACAATGCTCGCCTGTGCAAAATTAGGAGCGGTACATTCAGTAATCTTTGCAGGATTTTCAGCCAATGCAGTAGCTTCAAGGATCAATGACTGTGAAGCGAAATTAGTAATTACCTCCGATGGCAGCTACAGAGGAAATAAAGTGCTAGACCTTAAAAGTATCGTTGATGAAGCTCTTGAAAAAACAACTACGGTTGAGAATGTCCTGGTCGTTAAAAGAACAAACAATGAGATCAAAATGAAGGAAGGCAGAGATCACTGGATGTCTGAATTGTATGAAAAAGCTTCTCCTGATTTTGTTACGGTAATCATGGATGCCGAAGATCCCCTTTTCATTCTTTATACTTCAGGTTCTACCGGAAAACCAAAAGGAATGCTCCATACCTGTGCAGGATATATGGTCTATACCGCGTATACTTTTAAAAATATTTTCAATTACCAGGAAAATGATATCTATTGGTGTACTGCAGATATCGGCTGGATCACGGGACATTCGTACATCCTTTACGGGCCTTTGCTAAACGGAGCCACTACAGTTATTTTTGAAGGTGTTCCTACATATCCTGAACCGGATAGATTCTGGGAGGTTATTGAGAAGCATAAAATCACCCAGTTTTACACAGCACCAACCGCTATTCGCTCCCTGGCCAAGGAAAGTGCCGAATGGGTAGATAAACATGACCTTAGTTCGTTAAAGGTGATCGGGTCGGTAGGAGAACCCATTAATGATGAGGCATGGCATTGGTTCAATGACCATGTGGGTAAAAAGAAGTGTCCTATTGTGGATACCTGGTGGCAGACCGAGACAGGAGGAATTATGATCTCTCCCCTACCTTTTATAACGCCTACCAAACCTACCTATGCAACGCTTCCCTTACCTGGCGTTCAACCGGTGCTGATGGATGATAAACGGAATGAAATCACAGGAAACCAGGTAACGGGAAATCTTTGTATCCGTTTTCCATGGCCTGGAATTGCAAGAACCATCTGGGGTGACCACCAGAGATACAAAGAAACTTATTTTACCGCTTTTCCCGGAAAATATTTCACTGGAGACGGTGCTTTAAGAGATGAAGTTGGATATTACAGAATTACAGGCCGGGTAGATGATGTAATCATTGTTTCCGGACATAATTTAGGTACGGCTCCTATTGAGGACAGCATCAACCAGCATCCTGCCGTTGCCGAATCTGCAATTGTGGGATATCCTCATGATATCAAAGGAAATGCTTTGTACGGGTATGTTGTTTTAAAAGAAACCGGAGAAAGCAGACAAAGGGAAAACCTTAAAAAAGAGATCAACCAGCTTATTGCCGATCAGATCGGACCGATCGCTAAACTTGATAAAATACAATTCGTTTCAGGATTGCCAAAAACACGTTCAGGAAAAATTATGCGTAGGATCCTTAGAAAAATTGCCGAAGGAGATTTCAGCAACTTCGGAGATATTTCTACGTTATTAAATCCGGAAATTGTGGACGAAATTAAAAATGAAAGAATAGACTAA
- a CDS encoding AMP-binding protein, producing the protein MNAEDLFKRSIEDKENFWKEQAREISWYTFPQQILSRDTDRYPEWYPDGQLNMSYLCIDQHIEDGFGDQIAIIYDSPVTDQKKTYTFRQLQEEVSKFAGGLASLGLKKGDTAVIYMPMIPQTLFAMLACARIGVIHNVVFGGFAPHELVVRIDDCKPKALITATAGIEIAKRIPYLPLVEKAIELAQDKVDHIIVYNRKLVDNKDEMFDGLIDYEELTQKSSPVSPVPVESTHPLYLLYTSGTTGKPKGITRDTGGYATALKFSMKYIYGIEPGETYWAASDFGWAVGHSFSVYGPLINRNTTIIFEGKPIMTPDAGTFWRIISEYKVSAMFTAPTAIRAIKKEDPDGELVKKYDLSHFKKQFLAGERCDVATLDWFSKHIGVPAIDHWWQTESGWPMLGLMTFDHHYTIKRAAAGKPIPGYDIKIFDENGFELDPHQEGYLVIKLPLPPGALSGIWKDEERFQNSYLSQYKGYYFSGDGAIQDEDGYFFITGRVDDVINVAGHRLSTSEMEEIVASHPEVAECAVVGIDNELKGQVPFATVVLKNGSTISEEDLEKDIVRMVREKIGAVAFLKNAMVVKRLPKTRSGKILRKLIRTLLDGKEFQVPSTIDDDQIIEEIQEKIVNYRAKFTN; encoded by the coding sequence ATGAATGCAGAAGATTTATTTAAAAGAAGTATCGAAGACAAAGAAAATTTCTGGAAGGAACAAGCCCGGGAAATAAGCTGGTATACATTTCCTCAACAAATTCTTTCGCGAGATACAGACCGCTATCCGGAATGGTATCCGGATGGGCAGCTTAATATGTCTTATCTGTGTATAGATCAACATATTGAAGATGGTTTTGGAGATCAGATCGCTATCATTTATGACTCTCCTGTTACAGACCAGAAAAAAACATACACATTCAGGCAACTGCAGGAAGAGGTTTCAAAATTTGCCGGCGGACTTGCTTCTTTAGGATTAAAAAAAGGAGATACCGCTGTAATTTATATGCCGATGATCCCACAAACCCTTTTTGCAATGCTGGCCTGTGCCCGGATTGGAGTAATTCACAATGTTGTTTTCGGAGGATTTGCCCCGCATGAACTTGTGGTAAGAATTGATGATTGCAAGCCTAAAGCTTTGATTACCGCTACTGCAGGAATAGAAATTGCCAAAAGAATTCCTTATCTGCCATTGGTAGAAAAAGCAATTGAGCTGGCTCAGGACAAAGTGGATCACATCATTGTTTATAACCGTAAGCTGGTCGATAATAAAGATGAAATGTTTGATGGTCTGATCGATTATGAAGAACTCACTCAGAAGTCTTCCCCGGTTTCTCCTGTTCCGGTGGAGTCTACCCACCCACTCTATCTTCTTTATACTTCAGGAACAACAGGAAAACCCAAAGGAATAACAAGAGATACGGGAGGCTACGCAACAGCCCTGAAGTTCTCAATGAAATATATTTATGGGATTGAGCCTGGAGAAACCTACTGGGCTGCTTCCGATTTCGGATGGGCGGTGGGACATAGTTTTTCCGTCTATGGACCTTTAATAAACAGAAACACGACCATCATTTTTGAGGGCAAACCAATTATGACTCCGGATGCCGGAACTTTCTGGCGCATCATTTCAGAATATAAGGTTTCAGCCATGTTTACCGCTCCTACAGCCATCAGGGCCATAAAAAAAGAAGATCCGGACGGGGAGCTCGTCAAAAAGTACGATCTATCGCATTTTAAAAAGCAATTTTTGGCAGGCGAACGGTGTGATGTGGCTACCCTGGATTGGTTCAGTAAACACATTGGAGTACCCGCCATTGATCACTGGTGGCAGACGGAATCGGGGTGGCCAATGCTGGGACTGATGACTTTTGATCATCATTATACCATTAAAAGAGCCGCAGCAGGAAAGCCTATTCCGGGGTACGACATTAAAATATTCGATGAAAATGGTTTTGAACTCGATCCTCATCAGGAAGGCTATCTGGTGATCAAACTCCCCCTGCCTCCAGGTGCACTTTCCGGAATATGGAAAGATGAAGAACGTTTTCAGAACAGCTACTTATCACAATATAAAGGATATTACTTCTCCGGAGACGGAGCCATACAGGATGAGGACGGGTATTTTTTCATCACCGGAAGAGTGGATGACGTTATCAACGTTGCAGGACACAGGCTCTCCACTTCGGAAATGGAGGAAATTGTCGCTTCCCATCCGGAAGTGGCGGAATGTGCCGTAGTAGGAATCGATAATGAGCTGAAAGGACAAGTTCCTTTTGCCACTGTAGTATTAAAAAACGGTTCCACGATTTCAGAGGAAGATCTTGAAAAAGACATTGTACGAATGGTACGGGAGAAAATAGGAGCAGTCGCATTTTTAAAGAATGCCATGGTTGTAAAACGATTACCCAAAACACGCTCAGGAAAAATCCTGCGAAAACTTATCCGGACGCTTCTGGATGGAAAAGAATTTCAGGTTCCCTCAACGATAGACGACGATCAGATCATTGAGGAAATACAAGAAAAAATCGTTAATTACAGGGCAAAATTCACAAATTAG
- a CDS encoding response regulator, whose product MKKIIIADDEHKILMSLEYSFKKNGYDVFIARDGTEVLDFLKTMVPDVILLDIMMPNLDGYSTLEAIKEQEQLKHTKVIFLSAKNNPKDIEKGLEMGADAYVTKPYSIKKLIQQIEELFDN is encoded by the coding sequence ATGAAAAAAATAATCATTGCAGATGATGAACATAAAATATTGATGTCCTTGGAATATAGTTTCAAAAAAAACGGCTATGACGTATTTATCGCCAGAGACGGTACTGAGGTATTGGATTTTCTTAAAACTATGGTTCCCGATGTTATCCTTCTGGATATTATGATGCCGAATCTTGACGGATACAGCACCCTGGAAGCCATTAAAGAACAGGAACAGCTGAAACATACAAAAGTTATTTTCCTGAGCGCCAAAAACAATCCAAAAGACATTGAAAAAGGCCTCGAAATGGGAGCTGATGCCTATGTTACGAAACCCTACTCTATCAAGAAGCTGATACAGCAGATTGAGGAATTATTTGATAACTGA
- a CDS encoding ATP-binding protein, with the protein MMSSFALFVVVLLYLALLFVVAHLAEKKKSKLWINNPYIYALSLAVYCTAWTYYGSIGVAATSGLNYLPIYVGPIVIIPAWIFINTRIVRISRINKISSLADFISLRYGNSRSFSAVITIVCLLAIVPYIGLQIKAISETFHLVTKTPVSQNILTDNATFVVVLIALFSSYYGTRYVDASEKRLGIISAIALESFLKLFFIIILGLFVIYFAFDGFSDIYEKASKFEDFKQKNTFNGIEGALNWMILCMISATAICILPRQFHTAIVENRQEKHIKTAIWFFPLYLLIFTIFIFPIAWGGRLLFNGQNVNPEFYSILIPQYFDNTLITVFVFLGGLSSCISMIIISAITLSIMLSNNLIIPYGLLGKFKSENEIQNTRSITNIRKISIFALIIMAFAFYKYFILKTSLDSVGLISFVVIAQLAPAFFGALFWRRGTYKGAVIGLLAGLAICYFGLIIPQYYFSYNQEFKGVLRDMYTVFDFFRIPYLSKIPEIFFWSILVNTGLFTTISVSVKGNYRERNFAELYVDVDKYIQNHENAFIWRGTAYVSDIKNILERFLGKKKTEQALRIFNLKYNIDSQTETADSRFIKFSENLLAGRIGTASAKILIEGVTKEDKISLKEVLNILEESKENITLNKKLTEKSKELKQLSEELTVANESLIIKDRQKDDFLDSVAHELRTPITAIRSAGEILADDDDIPSDIKREFLNNIITESDRLSEIINDILYLDKLEHGEIALTIKKNDITETYRKALNPILHLIQQKDIQVSETNLLTESVFEYDEARMIQLFQNILGNALKFADEQGEIQTRFLKNENALNITIFNTGKPIPEDDLEMIFNKFYQSKNQNILKPTGSGLGLAISKQIIEAHGGIIYAENKSSGVIFTISLPENIYKKDEVEQY; encoded by the coding sequence ATGATGAGTAGTTTTGCTTTATTTGTTGTTGTCCTGCTTTACCTGGCCCTTCTATTTGTGGTCGCCCACCTGGCAGAAAAGAAAAAAAGCAAGTTATGGATCAACAATCCTTACATCTATGCGTTATCCTTAGCAGTATACTGTACAGCCTGGACTTATTACGGGAGTATTGGCGTTGCTGCCACTAGCGGGCTCAACTATCTTCCCATCTACGTAGGACCTATTGTCATTATTCCTGCATGGATATTTATCAACACAAGAATCGTAAGAATTTCACGAATCAATAAAATAAGCAGTCTCGCCGATTTTATTTCGCTGCGCTACGGAAACAGCAGAAGCTTTAGTGCCGTTATTACCATCGTTTGCCTTTTAGCAATCGTCCCTTATATAGGTTTACAGATTAAAGCCATATCAGAAACCTTCCATTTGGTTACGAAAACTCCAGTATCTCAAAATATTTTAACCGATAATGCAACCTTCGTAGTGGTTTTGATTGCTTTATTTTCCTCCTACTACGGAACAAGATATGTGGATGCTTCAGAAAAGCGCCTTGGAATCATATCCGCTATTGCCCTGGAAAGTTTTCTAAAGCTGTTTTTCATTATCATCCTTGGATTATTTGTGATTTATTTTGCCTTTGACGGATTTTCAGACATTTATGAAAAGGCAAGCAAATTCGAAGATTTCAAACAAAAGAATACATTCAATGGTATTGAAGGTGCTTTGAACTGGATGATCTTATGTATGATCTCTGCAACAGCTATTTGTATCCTTCCAAGACAGTTTCATACAGCCATCGTAGAAAACAGGCAGGAAAAACACATCAAAACCGCCATTTGGTTTTTCCCTCTCTATCTTTTAATTTTTACCATTTTCATTTTTCCAATTGCCTGGGGAGGCAGGCTTTTATTTAACGGACAGAATGTAAATCCTGAATTCTATTCGATCCTGATCCCTCAATATTTTGACAACACTTTAATCACAGTATTTGTTTTCCTTGGAGGACTGAGTTCTTGTATTTCAATGATCATTATATCTGCGATCACATTATCCATCATGCTTTCCAATAACCTCATCATTCCTTACGGTTTACTGGGAAAATTTAAATCTGAAAATGAAATTCAAAACACAAGAAGCATAACGAATATCAGGAAGATAAGTATTTTTGCCCTCATCATAATGGCTTTTGCCTTTTACAAGTATTTTATCCTTAAAACATCCCTGGATTCAGTGGGCCTGATCTCTTTTGTTGTTATTGCCCAACTGGCACCTGCCTTTTTCGGAGCTTTATTCTGGAGAAGAGGAACCTATAAAGGTGCAGTAATAGGGCTTCTTGCCGGGCTGGCCATTTGTTATTTCGGTCTGATTATCCCACAGTATTATTTTTCTTACAATCAGGAATTCAAAGGAGTATTGAGAGATATGTATACTGTTTTTGATTTTTTCAGGATTCCTTACTTAAGTAAGATCCCGGAAATTTTCTTTTGGTCAATCTTAGTAAACACCGGGCTATTTACTACAATTTCAGTCAGCGTAAAAGGAAATTACAGGGAACGAAACTTTGCCGAGCTGTATGTGGATGTTGATAAATATATTCAAAACCATGAAAACGCCTTTATCTGGCGGGGTACGGCTTATGTTTCGGATATAAAAAACATCCTGGAACGATTTTTAGGAAAAAAGAAAACAGAACAGGCACTGCGGATATTTAATTTAAAATACAACATCGATTCTCAAACCGAAACAGCAGATTCGAGGTTTATAAAATTCTCTGAAAACCTTCTGGCAGGAAGAATAGGAACCGCTTCTGCCAAGATTCTCATCGAAGGTGTAACGAAAGAAGATAAAATTTCTTTAAAGGAAGTTCTGAACATCCTCGAAGAATCAAAAGAGAATATTACACTCAACAAAAAACTGACTGAAAAATCCAAAGAACTTAAACAACTTTCTGAAGAACTTACCGTAGCTAATGAAAGTTTAATAATTAAAGACCGTCAAAAGGACGATTTCCTGGATTCCGTCGCACATGAACTGAGAACTCCTATAACGGCCATCCGTTCTGCGGGAGAGATTCTAGCCGATGACGATGATATCCCTTCGGACATCAAAAGAGAATTTTTAAACAATATTATTACGGAATCCGATCGTTTAAGTGAGATCATCAATGACATTCTTTATCTTGATAAGCTGGAACATGGAGAAATTGCCCTTACGATAAAGAAAAACGACATCACAGAAACCTACAGGAAGGCATTAAATCCTATCCTCCACCTGATCCAGCAGAAAGATATCCAGGTTAGTGAAACCAATCTTCTCACAGAAAGCGTATTTGAATACGATGAAGCAAGAATGATCCAATTGTTTCAGAATATCCTTGGAAATGCTTTGAAATTTGCAGATGAGCAGGGAGAGATACAAACCCGTTTTTTAAAAAATGAAAATGCCTTAAATATCACTATCTTCAATACGGGTAAACCTATTCCTGAAGATGATCTGGAAATGATTTTTAATAAATTTTATCAGTCTAAAAATCAGAATATTTTAAAACCAACAGGAAGCGGGCTTGGGCTTGCCATCTCAAAGCAGATTATTGAGGCCCACGGAGGTATAATCTACGCTGAAAACAAAAGCTCAGGAGTAATATTTACCATAAGCCTTCCGGAAAATATATATAAAAAAGATGAAGTCGAACAGTACTAA
- a CDS encoding MFS transporter produces the protein MSENHHESYENMTDKQKNRTIWSVITASSLGTLIEWYDFYIFGSLAVVLATKFFPADNPTAAFLSTLATFAAGFVVRPFGALFFGRLGDIIGRKYTFLVTLLIMGFSTFLIGCIPSYETIGFMAPVLVLILRLLQGLALGGEYGGAATYVAEYAQPHRRGYWTSWIQTTATAGLFISLIVILITKNTLSAEEFDGWGWRVPFWISILMVGVSYIIRKNMKESPLFAKAKSEGKTSKNPLKESFGNKYNFKFVLLALFGAAMGQGVIWYTGQFYAMSFLQKVMNVESAQVDSLMATALFLGTPFFVFFGWLSDKLGRKAVMMTGMLVAILAYRPIYNSMYKSVNLENKTIAANGISEKRTAKIHKDIASDSLITFHKETLFTDGTLIKKDSIIHWSANGPVIKDGKIEEPKVSQSLKLSDDTKWYLIFLVFIQVIFVTMVYGPIAAFLVEMFPVRIRYTSMSLPYHIGNGVFGGLLPAVATYLVTTGKEAGHPSWYLQGLWYPIGVAAVCLLIGLFYLKSKNNNIHD, from the coding sequence ATGAGCGAAAACCATCATGAAAGCTATGAAAATATGACCGACAAGCAGAAGAACAGAACCATATGGAGCGTTATTACTGCATCTTCACTCGGTACACTGATAGAATGGTACGATTTCTATATTTTCGGAAGTTTAGCTGTTGTGCTGGCAACAAAATTCTTTCCGGCAGACAACCCTACCGCAGCATTTTTATCTACCCTGGCCACTTTTGCCGCAGGATTTGTTGTACGACCTTTCGGAGCCCTGTTCTTCGGAAGATTAGGAGATATTATCGGACGAAAATACACCTTCCTGGTCACCCTGCTAATCATGGGATTTTCCACTTTCCTTATCGGATGTATTCCTAGTTATGAAACCATTGGATTTATGGCTCCGGTTCTGGTTCTGATCCTGAGATTATTACAAGGACTGGCCCTGGGAGGAGAATATGGAGGTGCAGCAACTTACGTTGCAGAATACGCACAACCCCACAGGAGAGGCTATTGGACTTCATGGATCCAGACCACCGCTACCGCCGGACTTTTTATCTCATTGATTGTTATTTTAATAACAAAAAACACCCTTTCTGCAGAGGAATTCGACGGCTGGGGATGGAGAGTTCCTTTCTGGATTTCTATTTTAATGGTGGGCGTCTCTTACATCATCAGAAAAAACATGAAGGAATCACCGCTTTTTGCTAAAGCCAAAAGTGAAGGTAAAACATCAAAAAATCCATTAAAAGAAAGTTTCGGAAATAAATACAACTTCAAATTCGTCCTGCTGGCATTGTTCGGAGCCGCAATGGGACAAGGTGTCATCTGGTATACAGGACAGTTTTATGCCATGAGCTTTTTGCAAAAAGTAATGAATGTAGAATCTGCTCAGGTTGATTCATTAATGGCCACCGCTTTATTTTTAGGCACACCATTCTTCGTATTTTTCGGATGGCTTTCGGATAAACTGGGCAGAAAAGCCGTTATGATGACCGGGATGCTGGTTGCCATTTTAGCTTACCGCCCGATTTATAACAGCATGTACAAGAGTGTTAATCTCGAAAATAAAACCATAGCTGCCAACGGCATCAGTGAAAAGAGAACGGCAAAAATCCATAAAGATATTGCCAGCGACAGCCTGATCACTTTCCATAAGGAAACCCTCTTTACGGATGGAACTTTAATAAAAAAAGACAGCATCATACACTGGTCGGCAAACGGCCCCGTTATAAAAGACGGAAAGATCGAGGAACCTAAGGTGTCACAGTCCTTAAAGCTCAGTGATGATACCAAATGGTACCTGATATTCCTGGTGTTCATTCAGGTGATCTTCGTAACGATGGTGTATGGTCCTATCGCAGCATTCCTGGTAGAAATGTTCCCGGTAAGAATACGCTATACTTCCATGTCATTGCCTTACCACATTGGTAATGGTGTATTTGGAGGACTATTACCTGCAGTAGCCACTTACCTCGTAACCACAGGAAAAGAGGCAGGACATCCTTCATGGTATCTTCAGGGACTGTGGTATCCTATCGGTGTTGCAGCCGTGTGTTTACTCATTGGATTATTTTATCTTAAGAGCAAGAACAATAATATCCACGATTAA